ATTCATTGTTATCACAAATATTTTGAAGATTCAATATCTTAATTAATTCTTTAAATTAAAAAGTGTTAAAGTATTTTGTTTTTAAGTCAATATTTCTATTAAATTATCTCCAAAATGGATACAAATATACAATCGATTAACGCGGAAAAACTCACCCTTCTTTTCCCTATAAATATCTAGACATCCATTCTCCATAAAACCAATCACACAAGCCTACtttacatatacatatagagAGAGAAATCAACTCTCATTTTTTCTAGAGAGAGTTAAAGGGGTGACCATTCACAAGAACACCATAAATGGCTGCAATGAAGTCGAGTACGACAATGTTCATGATGATGATGCTCATTGTTGCATCCATGCAGATGCATAGCTCCTTGGCTCAGACTAGACACGTCGTCGGCGGAGACGCCTTGGGATGGAACATTCCATCCAATGGTGCCGCCGCTTACACCACCTGGGCTTCCCAACAGACTTTTAACGTCGGCGACACTCTCTGTAAGTAACTAAAACCACCTTCTGTCGCCACTCATGGGCGGAGCTTTATTAGGGGCGGGCCCCATCTATTTTCCGCTCCTAGTGttaatttttcccaaaaaaaaatcttaaactttttttCGTAGTGTAGTgtaaaatattgattttttttattctgGCCTTTATCAAATTGAATTTTAAATGTCTAACTCATACTGAGTTTTCGTTCAAGTTCCACCACTGGTGTAACTATCACAACACCCCAATTAAGCTCacacaaacaaaaacaaatattATAAGAATATTTTCTTTGATTAAAACTCAATATTCTatcttttttaatttataaaaaaaagtaggTATAAGGAGAAACTAAATCATGTCACATGCAAACAAACCTAACTTCTCTATATTTCAAATCCGGTgatatatttattaatataattGACTTTAGTGGTAGTAATTTAGCTAGATCATTATTGATTTATGATATAACTAATCAATTAATTAATCAaattcttttatttatatttgCAGTTTTTAACTTCACCACCGGATTCCATAACGTGGCCGAAGTATCACAAGCAGCATACGGCCCATGCACCACGGCCAACCccatctccaccatcaccaccggcccTGCGACCGTCACATTGACGGCCGCAGGCCCACATTACTATATTTGCACCGTCGGAACTCATTGCCAAATTGGTCAAAAATTATCCATCAACGTCTCCGCCGCCACCGCCACGCCCCCTACCACCCCACCACCAgcatcaccacccaccaccccACCTACAACCACCCCAACACCACCTGCACCGACACCCGTTTCTCCACCAACCACCAACCCCTCACCCGCCCCCGCCCCTTCCACCACCACCCCACCACCTACCACCCCTATGGCACCGTCACCCGTCGGAGCCACCCCACCGTCACCTACCACTTCCGGCCCATCTCCAAACGGTGAAACCACCCCTCCTCCACCGTCACCTAGCACCGCCGCCCGGTCATTCACCGCGGTGATTCCGGCCACTTTCTTGGCCGTTGCTTTAGCTTTCTTTTACTAGATATTGATAGTTAAAAGTTAATATTCTTTCTATGGAGAGATTACAATTACACGATGTGTGCATGTGTGATTagtttatatatttttgtaatgattTATTAACATTATGTTCTTATTCATCATTCGTATCAATAAATTTCACTTTTTATTGCCTTTTAAGCTTGTGGCTTTTATTCTATTCGATCCAAACAATATGacaaagaaaaataaaagaatCATATTCTCatgtctttttttttatttaaaaaattttcATGTTAGTTTCTTAGTTTACAAATCTTGACTTTAATAATTCATCCAATTTCTATATGATTTTTCTTTGACAAAGTATTGAATGTTGCCGAATGGACTTTGAATACTTTAAAGTTTAAAAAGCTTTTGACACCTGGAAAATGTGGTTAGGAAAACTAACAAACTTTTGTTGAAAAATCGTACCTTTGTTATTATTTTGTGACTTGAAAAGCAAGTAAGTCTAGTTATGAATGTACTAGATTATCCATTTATTTTAACGTAACATACATGTGCAATAAATTTTGCACCATAAAGTCTGTTTAAATTTTAGTAATTTCTTATATAACGTTACGTTATCATAATTACACTTTTTTACCACTTTTTTATTACTGGCTTATTCTCCTTAAGAAACACTACTTTTAAACCATAAAGTCGGTTTAAATTATAGTAATTTCTTATACAACTATACGTGTATGTATCCAGGGGCGCAGTTCGCTtggtagtggagagtatgtagttttcgtatagaaaattTTGGGTATGTACGTTTTCGACCCGCCCCAATCGAAAATATCAAGTTTCGCCACTGTATGTATCCCCTACAAGAGAGGTTTTTGCAAAGGCTGCAAAGCCACAAAAAGATGACAATTGTGCTTTAAGCCATGGGTATAATTAATCGTCCATGCAATCACATAGTAGTGTATCACGTAGTGTATCACGTAGTGTTACATAATTGCGTAATTGTATATAATCACACAATGTATATAAAATCACGTAACATTATATTTGTTCTGAATATAAGGCATATTACGTAATGTTATGTAATCACATATTGGTGTGTAATCACGTAACATGTTAATTTTTTAACGTATGAAAGAGTTATGACCGTTTAAAATCATAGGGGAAGTGGTTAAAAGTCAACAGTAGTGTATATTCCTTTTCGCCATTTCCTTACTTGTTTCGCTTGTTTTGTGTTACGTGATTTCTAGATTTTGCTAGGATTCAATCTTAGCCATTGGATTGCAAGATCAATAGTCCAAAACTCTCCTAGCCTTCGCATGATAGTCCAAAACTCTCCAGCTGCATTTTTATCGCATGCCTTCATCCTTATCTCCATCTCTATTACTTATCATCCTTACTGTCCCTAATTTTGTGCTTTAAGTCCTAATAACGTCCAACTTTTGCCTCGTCGCCTAACAAGTAAATCGCAAAAGCCCTCACTTTTTCAAAAACACTCGTCTAGTGTTGCATAAAGCCCAGCCATCTGCGCCTTAAGTCGTCaagcttttttaaaccaagcctACACTCTTTATACACACTCAATATACTCATATTGATTTTCATGTCAAGGGTAGGTCACAAAGATACCTATTTGTCTATGGCTAGACTAACTAGTAGGCTTGGCCATTTTATAAAACTACTTAGAGAGATTTCTTGAAgctaaatataaaaaaaattgcaCTCGGAAGGGTGAGAAGTGTGGGCCCTTATTTAACAAAACGGGTCACTGATTAACCCATTAGAATCGGGCACGACTAATGACACCCACTAAGATTGGTCTCGACTCATGACACATTTCGTTACAGAAAAGAGCTCCATTATGATTTGCATTCTAACTATTTTTTATCATTTATCTATACATTTCAAAGATTGAATTTGATCCCATTTTATATAAAGTTCAACATCAACAAGTTGTTACTTGTAAGCTTTACCTACCAAAGCAAAAATTACAAATATGTTGCTATGAATTACAATGCAAATTTGGAAACTTAAACCACTTTCACGTATCTAAGATGTGTGACATAAAGGTCAAAAAAccaagtttttgaaattttggaaACCACCCCCAATTTCAGAAATCGTGACACTTGGTCTAGTAGTTTCACGAATTTCGTTTTGAATAAATTCATATCAAAAAGTAGATAAAAATTAGTGTGTCCAATGTTATATTCGAAATCTTGTAATACATTATACTTGAAAAGAAACAATACATGTTACATCGATCGAAAAGCATAAAAAATATTGATACCAATCCGATAATACCGATACTGGTACCACATTGTTCAATCGGCATTGGTTCGTTTCATTTCGTTACCGATGCAGTACAACAATCGGTATAgtttatgataaaaaaaattattctGAACACAACTCGGTTCGTTACACTTATTATTTGTTGGTGTTTATACAACATAGATAAGTGTGTTCACAAGGATTACAAATTTACAATGGAGAATACATAAAAACatatattattaatttatttcTTCATCTTGATTATGGAATATGAAGAGATTTTAAAGACTTTGATAAGTATGTTATGTATTTTTACCTTGAAAAGCAGTTAGTTACCCTTGAAGACGTCTGTAGGCGCGCAGACGTTACTCTTgaaaactgtttgttttttttatttaaacagaTCTGAAAATGGCTTTTTTCAGCTTAAAAAAAGCTATGTCaccctttcttcaaacatcttcacaAAAAACCCTCCTCTCTCATCTTCACAAAAAACCCTCCTCCCTCAAAATTGGACCACCACCACTACTATACGGTCACCGGCGCCGGCCGTTGCCTTAGTCGGTCGGAGAACCTCGATGATGAATCCTTGAATCATTGTCGGCTTCATTATTCAAGGAGGAGATATTGTCTACCGTGACGGCGTGGAAATGAATCCATATACGGTGGCACGTTTGATTGTGAactattatttttaaaatcaaacaGTCACATGCAGGTTTGTGAACTATTATTTTTAATTCTTTGATTGTGTATTTTATTTTATCCTTTTAGTTCTCTGATTCTGCATTTTTTTAGTCTTTATTTGTGTATTTTATTAGGTATGGTGGCTATGGTGAATACAGGACCAGATTCCAATGGCTCACAATTATTTATATCCACAGTTAAGGCCTATTGGTAAGTTTTAAGTGTGTACCCAAAACTAACCACTGTATGAATTGGATTTGGGATGTGAATTCAGTTTAGTTTGATCGATGATTTGGGAATTTGGGGAATTGGGTTGCAGATTGGTTATTACAATTGGAATGTGTAGTTGAGGTAATTGGTTTAGGATGTTTTGATTTGGAaaataaaacaaagttcatgtagTTTGTACAGACAGTatcaatttataaaaacaaacagtcttatattttcagcttgAAAAGTTTCAGACCACATCTTCAGTTACAGACATGAAAACAGATGAAATAAGCTTGCAGACAATTTATGTCTGCAAATACAAACAGCACCTTAAAGTGAGAGAAGTTTGTTTATTAATTAAA
The sequence above is drawn from the Helianthus annuus cultivar XRQ/B chromosome 12, HanXRQr2.0-SUNRISE, whole genome shotgun sequence genome and encodes:
- the LOC110893877 gene encoding cucumber peeling cupredoxin, whose protein sequence is MAAMKSSTTMFMMMMLIVASMQMHSSLAQTRHVVGGDALGWNIPSNGAAAYTTWASQQTFNVGDTLFFNFTTGFHNVAEVSQAAYGPCTTANPISTITTGPATVTLTAAGPHYYICTVGTHCQIGQKLSINVSAATATPPTTPPPASPPTTPPTTTPTPPAPTPVSPPTTNPSPAPAPSTTTPPPTTPMAPSPVGATPPSPTTSGPSPNGETTPPPPSPSTAARSFTAVIPATFLAVALAFFY